A genomic region of Castor canadensis chromosome 16, mCasCan1.hap1v2, whole genome shotgun sequence contains the following coding sequences:
- the LOC109676573 gene encoding protein Largen isoform X2, producing the protein MLVVDQIDTLTSDLQLEEEMTDSSKTDTLNSSSSGTTASSIEKIKVQNNVPLMRTRAHPTAILTVLRKPNPPPPPPRLTPVRCEEPPRSVPTANPVKTNGTLLRNGGLPGGPNRIPNGDVCHIPNSDMDKVSLQPLTHRPEKDRCPQLGPRERVRFSEKVQYHGCCLDCDTRHSTRNREAHLHSETVHPPGRAPRLGPPLPPPPHGPLVPLENGGLGVSHSDSFPPLRPATVPPPTAPKPQKTILRKSTTTTV; encoded by the coding sequence GTGGTTGACCAGATTGATACcctgacttctgacctccagcTGGAGGAGGAGATGACTGACAGCTCCAAAACGGACACTCTGAACAGCAGCTCCAGTGGCACCACAGCCTCCAGCATAGAGAAGATCAAGGTTCAGAACAACGTCCCACTCATGAGGACCCGTGCACACCCCACTGCCATCctcactgtcctcagaaagccaaacccccctccacctcccccaCGGCTGACACCTGTGAGGTGTGAGGAACCTCCAAGGTCAGTGCCCACAGCCAATCCTGTAAAGACTAATGGCACTCTGCTACGGAATGGAGGTCTACCTGGTGGACCCAATAGAATCCCAAATGGAGATGTCTGTCACATACCCAACAGTGACATGGACAAGGTTTCACTGCAGCCTCTGACACACAGACCTGAAAAAGACAGGTGTCCCCAGTTGGGACCTCGGGAACGAGTGAGGTTCAGTGAGAAAGTGCAGTACCATGGCTGCTGTCTTGACTGTGACACTCGACATAGCACGAGGAACAGGGAGGCCcatctacatagtgagactgtccaCCCACCAGGAAGGGCTCCCCGCCTtggccctcctcttcctcctccaccccatGGCCCTCTTGTTCCCCTAGAAAATGGAGGACTGGGAGTCAGCCACAGTGACAGCTTCCCCCCTCTCAGACCTGCAACTGTGCCTCCACCCACTGCACCAAAACCACAGAAGACCATCTTGAGAAAATCCACCACCACCACAGTGTGA
- the LOC109676573 gene encoding protein Largen isoform X3 has product MTDSSKTDTLNSSSSGTTASSIEKIKVQNNVPLMRTRAHPTAILTVLRKPNPPPPPPRLTPVRCEEPPRSVPTANPVKTNGTLLRNGGLPGGPNRIPNGDVCHIPNSDMDKVSLQPLTHRPEKDRCPQLGPRERVRFSEKVQYHGCCLDCDTRHSTRNREAHLHSETVHPPGRAPRLGPPLPPPPHGPLVPLENGGLGVSHSDSFPPLRPATVPPPTAPKPQKTILRKSTTTTV; this is encoded by the coding sequence ATGACTGACAGCTCCAAAACGGACACTCTGAACAGCAGCTCCAGTGGCACCACAGCCTCCAGCATAGAGAAGATCAAGGTTCAGAACAACGTCCCACTCATGAGGACCCGTGCACACCCCACTGCCATCctcactgtcctcagaaagccaaacccccctccacctcccccaCGGCTGACACCTGTGAGGTGTGAGGAACCTCCAAGGTCAGTGCCCACAGCCAATCCTGTAAAGACTAATGGCACTCTGCTACGGAATGGAGGTCTACCTGGTGGACCCAATAGAATCCCAAATGGAGATGTCTGTCACATACCCAACAGTGACATGGACAAGGTTTCACTGCAGCCTCTGACACACAGACCTGAAAAAGACAGGTGTCCCCAGTTGGGACCTCGGGAACGAGTGAGGTTCAGTGAGAAAGTGCAGTACCATGGCTGCTGTCTTGACTGTGACACTCGACATAGCACGAGGAACAGGGAGGCCcatctacatagtgagactgtccaCCCACCAGGAAGGGCTCCCCGCCTtggccctcctcttcctcctccaccccatGGCCCTCTTGTTCCCCTAGAAAATGGAGGACTGGGAGTCAGCCACAGTGACAGCTTCCCCCCTCTCAGACCTGCAACTGTGCCTCCACCCACTGCACCAAAACCACAGAAGACCATCTTGAGAAAATCCACCACCACCACAGTGTGA